The following proteins come from a genomic window of Vidua chalybeata isolate OUT-0048 chromosome 2, bVidCha1 merged haplotype, whole genome shotgun sequence:
- the PHKA2 gene encoding phosphorylase b kinase regulatory subunit alpha, liver isoform isoform X1, which produces MRSRSNSGVRLDGYARLVQRTILCHQNPVTGLLSAGADHKDAWVRDNIYSILAVWGLGMAYRKNADRDEDKAKAYELEQNVVKLMRGLLQCMMRQVDKVEKFKRTQSTKDCLHAKYNSATCATVVGDDQWGHLQVDATSLYLLFLAQMTASGLRIIFTLDEVTFIQNLVFYIEAAYKVADYGIWERGDKTNQGIPELNASSVGMAKAALEAIDELDLFGAHGGHKSVIHVLPDEVEHCQSILYSMLPRASTSKEIDAGLLSIISYPAFAVEDVNLVNVTKSEIISKLQGRYGCCRFLRDGYKTPREDPSRLHYDPAELKLFENIECEWPVFWTYFLIDGIFNEDKIQVQEYREALEGILIREKNGLVLMPELYAVPPEKVDEEYENPHSVDRVPMGKLPHLWGQSLYVLSCLLAEGFLAAGEIDPLNRRFSTGFKPDVVVQVTVLAESNQIKNLLQDHGISVQSIADIHPLRVQPARILSNLYTMLGRNKNMKLSGRPHRHIGVLGTSKLYVIRNQIFAFTPQFTDQHHFYLALDNQMIVEMLKTELAYLTSCWRMTGRPTLTFPITHTMLVDDGTDIHPAVLATIRKLEDGYFGGARVKIGKLSEFLTTSFHTYLSFLDPDCDLKLFDDRNDNCNSPDSEYGDYPADFCEKDSQDELDQYINDVLQSTALKSYLPPTSKTTSEPPVFSANNSTEEILSIMAKTKGLEVPAVSMSLPTKVLNTHRKSLNLVDNPHFFGTKDHENVLHLPKDAHGDLDCRKLVDQLKECPTLHDQADILYILHILKGADWDTELDGQYGVTVHCLLNELYRKAGLNQEWGLIRYISGILKKRLEVLAEACTDLLSHHKQLTVGLPPEPREKIITTPLPPEELTDLIYEASGQDISIAVLTQEIIMYLAMYVRSQPSLFVEMLRLRIGLIIQVMATELARSLKCSGEEASESLMNLSPFDMKSLLHHILSGKEFGVERSLRPVDSSSSSPAISIHEMGHSGATKTERSGITKLKSEMKQFFHEGHSMSSSMFASTRGSTPSSPTSTSPSGSSGDMSWGDRKGQWLRRRRLDGAINRVPVGFYEKVWKILQKCHGLSIDGYVLPSSTTREMTPCEIKFAVHVESVLNHVPQPEYRQLLVEAILVLTFLSDIEVNSIGGIIHVDRIVHMANDLFLQELKSFGATGSILEKDTATGICHFFYDSAPSGAYGTMTYLTKAIIIYLHDFLPSTGCAMQ; this is translated from the exons AACCCAGTGACGGGGCTGCTTTCAGCTGGGGCGGACCATAAGGATGCCTGGGTGCGGGACAACATCTACAGCATCCTGGCCGTGTGGGGGCTGGGAATGGCGTATCGGAAGAATGCGGACCGGGATGAGGATAAAGCCAAAGCCTACGAGCTCGAGCAG AACGTTGTGAAGCTGATGCGGGGACTCTTGCAGTGCATGATGAGACAG GTAGATAAGGTAGAGAAGTTCAAACGCACTCAGAGTACCAAAGACTGCCTCCATGCCAAGTATAACTCTGCAACTTGTGCCACAGTGGTTGGGGATGACCAGTGGGGGCATCTACAAGTGGATGCAACTTCCCTCTATCTGCTCTTCTTGGCACAGATGACTGCATCAG GGCTACGTATTATCTTCACCCTTGATGAAGTTACCTTTATCCAGAATCTTGTTTTTTACATAGAAGCTGCCTACAAAGTTGCT GATTATGGAATTTGGGAACGTGGTGATAAGACAAACCAAGGAATTCCTGAACTGAACGCGAGCTCCGTAGGGATGGCCAAA GCTGCTTTGGAAGCAATTGATGAACTAGATCTTTTTGGAGCTCATGGAGGACACAAATCAGTGATTCATGTTCTTCCTGATGAAGTGGAACACTGCCAG TCTATTCTGTATTCCATGTTGCCAAGGGCATCCACGTCGAAGGAGATAGATGCTGGCCTTCTGTCTATTATTTCTTACCCAGCTTTTGCAGTGGAGGATGTAAACCTTGTTAATGTGACCAAGAGTGAAATCATATCCAAATTGCAG GGCCGCTATGGCTGCTGTCGCTTTCTCCGAGATGGTTACAAGACTCCCAGAGAG GATCCAAGCAGGCTGCACTATGATCCTGCTGAGCTCAAGCTCTTTGAGAATATTGAATGTGAGTGGCCAGTATTCTGGACATACTTCCTAATTGATGGAATATTTAATGAGGACAAGATCCAg gtACAAGAGTACAGAGAGGCTCTGGAAGGAATACTTATAAGAGAGAAGAATGGATTAGTGCTAATGCCTGAACTGTATGCAGTCCCTCCAGAAAAG GTGGACGAGGAGTATGAAAATCCTCACTCGGTGGATCGTGTTCCAATGGGAAAGTTGCCCCATCTTTGGGGCCAATCATTGTATGTCCTGAGCTGCCTGTTAGCAGAG GGATTTCTTGCTGCAGGTGAAATTGATCCATTAAACAGGAGATTTTCCACAGGATTTAAACCTGATGTTGTGGTACAAG TGACTGTTTTGGCAGAATCTAATCAAATTAAGAATCTGTTGCAAGACCATGGAATCAGTGTTCAGAGCATTGCTGATATCCATCCACTCAGGGTGCAGCCAGCTCGCATCCTCAGCAACCTCTACACCATGCTGG gCCGGAACAAGAACATGAAATTAAGTGGCCGACCACACCGACACATAGGAGTGTTGGGCACCTCCAAGCTCTACGTGataagaaatcaaatatttgcttttaccCCTCAG ttTACTGACCAGCATCACTTCTACCTGGCTCTAGACAATCAGATGATTGTAGAGATGCTCAAGACAGAGCTCGCTTACCTCACTTCTTGCTGGAGGATGACAGGGAGACCAACCTTGACATTTCCCATCACCCACACAATGCTTG ttgatGATGGTACTGACATTCATCCAGCAGTTCTTGCCACAATAAGAAAATTAGAAGATGGTTATTTTGGAGGTGCAAG GGTGAAGATAGGCAAGCTATCAGAATTTCTTACTACTTCTTTTCATACCTATCTGAGCTTCCTGGATCCAGATTGTGACCTAAAACTGTTTGATGACCGTAATGACAACTGTAATAGCCCTGACAGTGAATATGGAGACTACCCAGcagatttctgtgaaaaag ATAGCCAGGATGAGCTGGATCAGTATATAAATGAtgtcctgcagagcacagccctgaagtCATACCTGCCTCCAACTTCAAAGACAACGAGTGAACCACCTGTGTTCAGTGCAAACAATTCCACAGAAGAGATACTGTCAATAATGGCCAAGACAAAGGGCTTGGAAGTTCCAG CCGTGTCTATGTCTCTTCCCACTAAAGTTCTGAACACACACCGAAAGTCTCTGAATCTTGTTGATAATCCTCATTTCTTTGGGACAAAG GAccatgaaaatgttttgcacTTACCTAAAGATGCTCATGGTGATTTGGATTGCAGGAAGCTTGTTGACCAGCTGAAGGAATGTCCAACACTCCATGATCAAGCAGATATCTTGTATATCTTGCATATACTCAA AGGTGCTGACTGGGACACAGAGCTGGATGGACAGTATGGTGTCACTGTTCACTGCCTCCTCAATGAGCTCTACAGAAAGGCAGGCCTCAATCAGGAATGGGGCTTAATCCGTTACATTTCTGGCATACTCAAAAAGAGACTTGAAGTCCTGGCTGAG GCATGCACAGACCTTCTGTCACACCACAAGCAACTTACAGTGGGCCTACCACCAGAACCCCGTGAGAAAATCATTACCAC CCCACTGCCCCCTGAGGAGCTCACAGATCTCATTTACGAAGCCAGTGGCCAAGACATCAGTATTGCAGTCCTGACACAG GAGATAATTATGTACTTGGCGATGTACGTCCGGTCACAGCCCAGTCTTTTTGTGGAGATGCTCAGGCTCCGCATTGGTCTGATAATCCAGGTGATGGCCACTGAGCTGGCACGAAGTCTGAAATGCTCAG GTGAAGAAGCTTCAGAGAGCTTGATGAATCTAAGCCCCTTTGATATGAAAAGTCTCCTGCATCATATTCTCAGTGGGAAAGAGTTTGGAGTGGAAAGAAGCT TGCGACCTGTAGATTCTTCTTCATCCAGCCCTGCAATTTCTATTCATGAGATGGGGCATTCTGGAGcaaccaaaacagaaagaagtgGTATTACTAAATTGAAGAGTGAGATGAAGCAG ttCTTTCATGAGGGTCACTCCATGTCCAGCAGCATGTTTGCTTCTACG AGGGGCAGTACTCCATCCTCTCCCACCAGTACTTCTCCGAGTGGCTCCAGTGGAGACATGAGCTGGGGCGACAGAAAAGGGCAGTGGCTGCGCAGAAGGAGGCTTGATGGTGCTATTAACAGAGTTCCCGTTGGCTTTTATGAGAAAGTGTGGAAAATCCTTCAGAAG tgccatggtctgtCCATTGATGGGTATGTCCTTCCTTCTTCAACCACCAGAGAG ATGACCCCGTGCGAAATCAAGTTTGCAGTGCACGTGGAGTCAGTGCTGAACCACGTCCCCCAGCCCGAGtacaggcagctcctggtggAAGCTATTCTCGTCCTGACGTTCCTCTCTGACATCGAGGTGAACAGCATCGGGGGCATCATCCACGTGGACAGAATCGTGCACATGGCCAATGACCtgtttctgcaggagctg AAATCATTTGGAGCTACTGGTAGTATCTTGGAGAAAGACACAGCCACAGGAATTTGCCACTTTTTTTATGATAGTGCTCCCAGTGGAGCCTATGGCACCATGACTTACCTAACAAAAGccataattatttatttacacgatttcctgcccagcacaggctgtgcaaTGCAGTAA
- the PHKA2 gene encoding phosphorylase b kinase regulatory subunit alpha, liver isoform isoform X2, translating to MRSRSNSGVRLDGYARLVQRTILCHQNPVTGLLSAGADHKDAWVRDNIYSILAVWGLGMAYRKNADRDEDKAKAYELEQNVVKLMRGLLQCMMRQVDKVEKFKRTQSTKDCLHAKYNSATCATVVGDDQWGHLQVDATSLYLLFLAQMTASGLRIIFTLDEVTFIQNLVFYIEAAYKVADYGIWERGDKTNQGIPELNASSVGMAKAALEAIDELDLFGAHGGHKSVIHVLPDEVEHCQSILYSMLPRASTSKEIDAGLLSIISYPAFAVEDVNLVNVTKSEIISKLQGRYGCCRFLRDGYKTPREDPSRLHYDPAELKLFENIECEWPVFWTYFLIDGIFNEDKIQVQEYREALEGILIREKNGLVLMPELYAVPPEKVDEEYENPHSVDRVPMGKLPHLWGQSLYVLSCLLAEGFLAAGEIDPLNRRFSTGFKPDVVVQVTVLAESNQIKNLLQDHGISVQSIADIHPLRVQPARILSNLYTMLGRNKNMKLSGRPHRHIGVLGTSKLYVIRNQIFAFTPQFTDQHHFYLALDNQMIVEMLKTELAYLTSCWRMTGRPTLTFPITHTMLVDDGTDIHPAVLATIRKLEDGYFGGARVKIGKLSEFLTTSFHTYLSFLDPDCDLKLFDDRNDNCNSPDSEYGDYPADFCEKDSQDELDQYINDVLQSTALKSYLPPTSKTTSEPPVFSANNSTEEILSIMAKTKGLEVPAVSMSLPTKVLNTHRKSLNLVDNPHFFGTKDHENVLHLPKDAHGDLDCRKLVDQLKECPTLHDQADILYILHILKGADWDTELDGQYGVTVHCLLNELYRKAGLNQEWGLIRYISGILKKRLEVLAEACTDLLSHHKQLTVGLPPEPREKIITTPLPPEELTDLIYEASGQDISIAVLTQEIIMYLAMYVRSQPSLFVEMLRLRIGLIIQVMATELARSLKCSGEEASESLMNLSPFDMKSLLHHILSGKEFGVERSLRPVDSSSSSPAISIHEMGHSGATKTERSGITKLKSEMKQRGSTPSSPTSTSPSGSSGDMSWGDRKGQWLRRRRLDGAINRVPVGFYEKVWKILQKCHGLSIDGYVLPSSTTREMTPCEIKFAVHVESVLNHVPQPEYRQLLVEAILVLTFLSDIEVNSIGGIIHVDRIVHMANDLFLQELKSFGATGSILEKDTATGICHFFYDSAPSGAYGTMTYLTKAIIIYLHDFLPSTGCAMQ from the exons AACCCAGTGACGGGGCTGCTTTCAGCTGGGGCGGACCATAAGGATGCCTGGGTGCGGGACAACATCTACAGCATCCTGGCCGTGTGGGGGCTGGGAATGGCGTATCGGAAGAATGCGGACCGGGATGAGGATAAAGCCAAAGCCTACGAGCTCGAGCAG AACGTTGTGAAGCTGATGCGGGGACTCTTGCAGTGCATGATGAGACAG GTAGATAAGGTAGAGAAGTTCAAACGCACTCAGAGTACCAAAGACTGCCTCCATGCCAAGTATAACTCTGCAACTTGTGCCACAGTGGTTGGGGATGACCAGTGGGGGCATCTACAAGTGGATGCAACTTCCCTCTATCTGCTCTTCTTGGCACAGATGACTGCATCAG GGCTACGTATTATCTTCACCCTTGATGAAGTTACCTTTATCCAGAATCTTGTTTTTTACATAGAAGCTGCCTACAAAGTTGCT GATTATGGAATTTGGGAACGTGGTGATAAGACAAACCAAGGAATTCCTGAACTGAACGCGAGCTCCGTAGGGATGGCCAAA GCTGCTTTGGAAGCAATTGATGAACTAGATCTTTTTGGAGCTCATGGAGGACACAAATCAGTGATTCATGTTCTTCCTGATGAAGTGGAACACTGCCAG TCTATTCTGTATTCCATGTTGCCAAGGGCATCCACGTCGAAGGAGATAGATGCTGGCCTTCTGTCTATTATTTCTTACCCAGCTTTTGCAGTGGAGGATGTAAACCTTGTTAATGTGACCAAGAGTGAAATCATATCCAAATTGCAG GGCCGCTATGGCTGCTGTCGCTTTCTCCGAGATGGTTACAAGACTCCCAGAGAG GATCCAAGCAGGCTGCACTATGATCCTGCTGAGCTCAAGCTCTTTGAGAATATTGAATGTGAGTGGCCAGTATTCTGGACATACTTCCTAATTGATGGAATATTTAATGAGGACAAGATCCAg gtACAAGAGTACAGAGAGGCTCTGGAAGGAATACTTATAAGAGAGAAGAATGGATTAGTGCTAATGCCTGAACTGTATGCAGTCCCTCCAGAAAAG GTGGACGAGGAGTATGAAAATCCTCACTCGGTGGATCGTGTTCCAATGGGAAAGTTGCCCCATCTTTGGGGCCAATCATTGTATGTCCTGAGCTGCCTGTTAGCAGAG GGATTTCTTGCTGCAGGTGAAATTGATCCATTAAACAGGAGATTTTCCACAGGATTTAAACCTGATGTTGTGGTACAAG TGACTGTTTTGGCAGAATCTAATCAAATTAAGAATCTGTTGCAAGACCATGGAATCAGTGTTCAGAGCATTGCTGATATCCATCCACTCAGGGTGCAGCCAGCTCGCATCCTCAGCAACCTCTACACCATGCTGG gCCGGAACAAGAACATGAAATTAAGTGGCCGACCACACCGACACATAGGAGTGTTGGGCACCTCCAAGCTCTACGTGataagaaatcaaatatttgcttttaccCCTCAG ttTACTGACCAGCATCACTTCTACCTGGCTCTAGACAATCAGATGATTGTAGAGATGCTCAAGACAGAGCTCGCTTACCTCACTTCTTGCTGGAGGATGACAGGGAGACCAACCTTGACATTTCCCATCACCCACACAATGCTTG ttgatGATGGTACTGACATTCATCCAGCAGTTCTTGCCACAATAAGAAAATTAGAAGATGGTTATTTTGGAGGTGCAAG GGTGAAGATAGGCAAGCTATCAGAATTTCTTACTACTTCTTTTCATACCTATCTGAGCTTCCTGGATCCAGATTGTGACCTAAAACTGTTTGATGACCGTAATGACAACTGTAATAGCCCTGACAGTGAATATGGAGACTACCCAGcagatttctgtgaaaaag ATAGCCAGGATGAGCTGGATCAGTATATAAATGAtgtcctgcagagcacagccctgaagtCATACCTGCCTCCAACTTCAAAGACAACGAGTGAACCACCTGTGTTCAGTGCAAACAATTCCACAGAAGAGATACTGTCAATAATGGCCAAGACAAAGGGCTTGGAAGTTCCAG CCGTGTCTATGTCTCTTCCCACTAAAGTTCTGAACACACACCGAAAGTCTCTGAATCTTGTTGATAATCCTCATTTCTTTGGGACAAAG GAccatgaaaatgttttgcacTTACCTAAAGATGCTCATGGTGATTTGGATTGCAGGAAGCTTGTTGACCAGCTGAAGGAATGTCCAACACTCCATGATCAAGCAGATATCTTGTATATCTTGCATATACTCAA AGGTGCTGACTGGGACACAGAGCTGGATGGACAGTATGGTGTCACTGTTCACTGCCTCCTCAATGAGCTCTACAGAAAGGCAGGCCTCAATCAGGAATGGGGCTTAATCCGTTACATTTCTGGCATACTCAAAAAGAGACTTGAAGTCCTGGCTGAG GCATGCACAGACCTTCTGTCACACCACAAGCAACTTACAGTGGGCCTACCACCAGAACCCCGTGAGAAAATCATTACCAC CCCACTGCCCCCTGAGGAGCTCACAGATCTCATTTACGAAGCCAGTGGCCAAGACATCAGTATTGCAGTCCTGACACAG GAGATAATTATGTACTTGGCGATGTACGTCCGGTCACAGCCCAGTCTTTTTGTGGAGATGCTCAGGCTCCGCATTGGTCTGATAATCCAGGTGATGGCCACTGAGCTGGCACGAAGTCTGAAATGCTCAG GTGAAGAAGCTTCAGAGAGCTTGATGAATCTAAGCCCCTTTGATATGAAAAGTCTCCTGCATCATATTCTCAGTGGGAAAGAGTTTGGAGTGGAAAGAAGCT TGCGACCTGTAGATTCTTCTTCATCCAGCCCTGCAATTTCTATTCATGAGATGGGGCATTCTGGAGcaaccaaaacagaaagaagtgGTATTACTAAATTGAAGAGTGAGATGAAGCAG AGGGGCAGTACTCCATCCTCTCCCACCAGTACTTCTCCGAGTGGCTCCAGTGGAGACATGAGCTGGGGCGACAGAAAAGGGCAGTGGCTGCGCAGAAGGAGGCTTGATGGTGCTATTAACAGAGTTCCCGTTGGCTTTTATGAGAAAGTGTGGAAAATCCTTCAGAAG tgccatggtctgtCCATTGATGGGTATGTCCTTCCTTCTTCAACCACCAGAGAG ATGACCCCGTGCGAAATCAAGTTTGCAGTGCACGTGGAGTCAGTGCTGAACCACGTCCCCCAGCCCGAGtacaggcagctcctggtggAAGCTATTCTCGTCCTGACGTTCCTCTCTGACATCGAGGTGAACAGCATCGGGGGCATCATCCACGTGGACAGAATCGTGCACATGGCCAATGACCtgtttctgcaggagctg AAATCATTTGGAGCTACTGGTAGTATCTTGGAGAAAGACACAGCCACAGGAATTTGCCACTTTTTTTATGATAGTGCTCCCAGTGGAGCCTATGGCACCATGACTTACCTAACAAAAGccataattatttatttacacgatttcctgcccagcacaggctgtgcaaTGCAGTAA